One genomic region from Candidatus Neomarinimicrobiota bacterium encodes:
- a CDS encoding adenylate kinase encodes MKLILLGPPGVGKGTQAIRLKDHFNIIHLSTGVILRGEMAKSSSIGIQAKEFINAGKLVPDEILLKMMNNRLRESECKSGYILDGFPRTIPQAKGLENILMELGHKLNAVISITADQDELVRRLVIRAKDSGRSDDTESVIQERQKVYWNQTAPLIQYYEDNNLLKSVDGIGSIEHITDRILGVL; translated from the coding sequence TTGAAATTAATATTATTAGGACCGCCGGGAGTTGGAAAAGGGACCCAAGCAATAAGGCTAAAGGATCATTTTAATATTATTCATTTATCAACCGGAGTAATTTTACGAGGAGAAATGGCGAAATCTTCCTCCATCGGAATTCAGGCAAAGGAATTCATTAATGCGGGAAAACTCGTTCCGGACGAAATCCTATTAAAGATGATGAATAATCGATTACGAGAATCGGAATGTAAGTCGGGATATATTTTAGATGGCTTCCCTCGCACTATCCCGCAGGCAAAAGGATTAGAAAATATTTTAATGGAATTAGGTCATAAACTTAATGCTGTTATCAGCATTACTGCCGACCAAGATGAATTGGTGAGGAGGCTGGTTATCCGAGCAAAGGATTCCGGCAGGAGCGATGATACTGAATCAGTTATTCAGGAGCGACAGAAAGTTTATTGGAATCAAACAGCACCTTTAATTCAATATTATGAGGATAACAATCTGCTTAAATCAGTAGATGGCATAGGTTCTATTGAGCATATTACGGACAGGATTTTAGGAGTGTTGTAA
- a CDS encoding dephospho-CoA kinase — translation MLRVGVTGGIGSGKSTASKILEKAGCYIFQADKEAKLLIDKNIQVQNELISEFGTDILGARNTIDKKKLGRIAFQDEDHQSRLNIVIHPFVFDKIDSVYRKIEKENSFPLFVVDGAMIFESGYDQHLDYVIIITAQLKTRLSRAMSRRTLSRDEILKRIDLQWSEEEKTGMADFIVYNETTEKDLNNNIMAIFQKLV, via the coding sequence ATGCTTCGAGTTGGTGTTACCGGGGGAATTGGTAGTGGGAAAAGTACTGCCAGTAAAATTTTAGAAAAGGCAGGGTGTTATATATTCCAAGCAGACAAAGAAGCAAAGCTTCTAATTGATAAAAACATACAAGTCCAAAACGAACTCATTTCAGAATTTGGAACCGATATATTGGGAGCGAGGAATACAATTGATAAAAAGAAACTTGGTCGAATTGCATTTCAGGATGAAGACCATCAATCCAGATTAAATATTGTCATTCATCCGTTTGTGTTTGATAAAATTGATTCAGTTTATAGAAAAATTGAAAAAGAAAACTCATTTCCACTATTTGTAGTTGATGGTGCCATGATTTTTGAATCAGGCTATGATCAACATTTGGATTATGTAATCATCATCACCGCTCAATTGAAAACTAGGCTTTCAAGAGCAATGAGTCGGAGGACATTAAGTCGAGATGAAATTCTAAAGCGGATAGATCTTCAATGGTCAGAGGAAGAAAAAACCGGAATGGCTGATTTTATCGTTTACAATGAAACTACTGAAAAAGATCTCAATAATAATATAATGGCCATTTTCCAAAAACTTGTATAA
- the udk gene encoding uridine kinase, whose product MKHKTILIGIAGGTGSGKTSLARALLKEYGPGEVVVIEQDSYYRDLSTMPLEKRNQQNFDHPDAFEFELMKQDLKSLINWGMVQIPIYDFSTHSRLSEKRTIKPHHVIVIEGIMVLANTALRNLMNIKIYIETPTDIRFIRRLTRDRVERERSTQSVIDQYLSTVRSMHSQFVEPSKLFADIIIPEGGENPVAIDLIRTKISSIIPN is encoded by the coding sequence ATGAAGCATAAAACAATTCTAATTGGAATCGCAGGAGGAACGGGATCTGGAAAAACTTCGTTAGCACGAGCATTGCTCAAAGAATATGGGCCGGGTGAAGTTGTAGTGATTGAACAGGATTCTTATTATCGAGATTTGTCAACCATGCCTTTGGAAAAACGGAATCAGCAAAATTTTGATCATCCGGATGCGTTTGAGTTTGAACTGATGAAACAAGACTTGAAATCCTTGATAAACTGGGGAATGGTTCAAATTCCTATTTATGATTTTTCAACTCATTCTCGTCTGAGCGAAAAACGTACAATTAAACCACATCACGTCATTGTGATAGAAGGCATCATGGTTTTGGCTAATACTGCATTACGAAATTTAATGAACATTAAAATTTACATCGAGACGCCCACAGACATTCGATTTATTCGAAGATTGACGCGCGACAGAGTCGAACGTGAACGCTCAACTCAGTCCGTGATTGATCAGTATCTTTCCACCGTTCGCTCCATGCATTCCCAATTTGTAGAACCTTCCAAACTTTTTGCTGATATTATTATTCCAGAAGGTGGAGAAAATCCCGTGGCAATTGATTTAATTAGAACCAAAATTTCTTCGATTATTCCTAATTAA
- a CDS encoding NupC/NupG family nucleoside CNT transporter — MGKFVGLIGVIVLLGIAFAMSNNRKKINLRVVGWGLGLQLLFALFILKTPVGEPLFAFLDKVVKKLISFSDAGGDFLFESFVPGVGYHEAMVNFAFRALPTIIFFSALMTVMYHFGIIQFVIKWIARAMQKTMKTSGSETLSVSANIFVGQTEAPLLVRPFIKNMTQSELMTVMTGGFATVAGGVLALYVTWLGDIPGIAGHLLAASVMSAPAALAIAKIIYPETELSETAGEINIKVKKVDANSMDALGRGATEGLKLAANVGAMLIAFVSIVSMINYLLAIGGTSLEEIFAFVFKPLAWTMGVPWKEAGIMGMLMGEKIAFTELIAYGDLKDLLASGQISDRTAIIASYALCGFANFGSIGIQLGGIGGMAPERRKDLAKIVGKAMIGGALASWLTATIAGMLI, encoded by the coding sequence ATGGGAAAATTCGTGGGACTTATCGGAGTAATCGTATTATTGGGAATTGCTTTTGCAATGTCGAATAATAGAAAAAAAATTAATCTGAGAGTAGTAGGATGGGGTTTGGGGTTACAGCTTTTATTTGCACTTTTTATTCTTAAAACACCGGTCGGCGAACCTCTGTTTGCATTCCTTGATAAAGTAGTTAAAAAACTAATTAGTTTTTCTGATGCAGGAGGCGACTTTCTTTTTGAGTCATTTGTTCCCGGGGTTGGATATCATGAAGCGATGGTGAATTTTGCTTTCCGGGCATTACCAACCATTATATTTTTTTCCGCACTTATGACTGTAATGTACCACTTTGGAATAATCCAATTTGTCATAAAATGGATTGCGCGTGCTATGCAAAAAACTATGAAAACAAGCGGTTCAGAAACCTTAAGTGTTTCTGCCAATATTTTTGTGGGGCAAACAGAAGCTCCATTATTGGTACGACCATTCATTAAAAACATGACCCAATCGGAGCTTATGACTGTAATGACGGGAGGATTTGCTACGGTTGCCGGCGGAGTTTTGGCATTATATGTAACCTGGTTAGGAGATATTCCGGGAATTGCGGGACATTTATTGGCGGCTTCAGTGATGTCGGCACCTGCAGCACTTGCCATCGCTAAAATAATTTATCCCGAAACTGAACTTTCGGAAACTGCCGGTGAAATAAATATAAAAGTTAAGAAAGTTGATGCGAATTCAATGGATGCTCTCGGACGTGGAGCAACCGAAGGATTAAAATTAGCAGCAAATGTTGGCGCCATGCTGATTGCTTTTGTTTCAATTGTTTCCATGATAAATTACCTACTTGCAATTGGGGGAACTTCATTGGAAGAAATTTTCGCGTTTGTATTCAAACCTCTCGCATGGACAATGGGAGTTCCTTGGAAAGAAGCGGGAATCATGGGAATGCTTATGGGAGAAAAAATAGCTTTCACAGAACTCATAGCTTATGGAGATTTAAAGGATTTGCTTGCATCAGGACAAATATCTGACAGAACAGCAATTATCGCCAGTTACGCCCTGTGCGGTTTTGCAAATTTCGGATCCATTGGAATTCAGCTTGGTGGCATAGGCGGAATGGCGCCCGAAAGAAGAAAAGATTTAGCTAAAATAGTTGGTAAAGCAATGATTGGTGGTGCCCTTGCTTCTTGGCTCACCGCTACCATTGCGGGAATGTTGATATAA
- a CDS encoding M23 family metallopeptidase, translating into MKIITSLLTFFLIVTIMIAQDYTWPTDAGTMYSSNFGEYRDNHFHMGIDIKTSEQEGASVIAISDGYVSRMVANYTGFGKALYLTTSDGKTAVYAHLSQFTPLLEAVSRKVQKEKKSYIVNEYFNPSDFRVKKGDVIGQTGNTGASFGPHLHFELRNDKEQPINPLTHGFIVQDRIPPIFREVAIIPLSADTWINGARLPQSFPLLKNKGGIFRFPDTLNCLGKIGLAVNVVDKREGSNNEYQLQKIELWVDDENYYTLQFDTLDYSQGKKVHTVRDYSFDRLNLGEYSKLYRLNSYSDVTVAKNQNGRPLHITPGFHRIEIKGFDSSGNMSKVVGTIFGNPPFDMKISDVMLHQSEIQFTVQPKKILVPIKEVIAYSFTSYGFADQRINILNQTSSKDGILLTLPKKEIKRKAIQFIGINKLGAYSKPIHWNGEILDASAFETKIDLDISHSEAGVFIQVETKQVIEAKLALAINQGSSLMPISLEQTHPNVYLTKMLDPNLFNGIKGINVTVSDKTQRDIRFAIQPQVVVEGNPTTILSQDNQCSIRTKNKSTYFPTVMWIETIDNPVEVVGGVRLSNVYQLQPFEIPLKDSIHVGIRFGEKIKGKDHIDLYYYDKDDGWTFVNNVVSKKRKVITGSITSLEAIAIIQDEIPPKLVDSFPGNGGKYKSYFVEKIRVSFQDKLSDIDPSETSMSLALDGEQIRFAYQPILQELAYYLDEPLSLGSHSIVVSCSDKAGNKTEETLNFIID; encoded by the coding sequence ATGAAAATCATAACATCCCTTCTTACATTTTTTCTTATTGTGACAATCATGATTGCACAAGACTACACGTGGCCGACAGATGCTGGAACTATGTATTCGTCTAATTTTGGTGAATATCGTGATAACCACTTTCACATGGGAATTGACATTAAAACCAGCGAACAAGAAGGTGCCTCAGTTATTGCGATTAGCGATGGCTATGTTTCTCGAATGGTTGCCAATTATACCGGATTCGGAAAGGCACTTTATCTTACAACTTCCGACGGAAAGACTGCAGTTTATGCTCATCTTAGTCAGTTTACGCCACTATTAGAGGCTGTTTCAAGAAAAGTTCAAAAAGAAAAAAAATCTTACATTGTAAACGAATATTTTAATCCAAGTGATTTTCGAGTTAAAAAAGGCGATGTTATCGGACAAACCGGAAATACGGGTGCCTCTTTTGGTCCTCACCTGCATTTTGAATTAAGAAATGATAAAGAGCAGCCAATAAATCCGTTAACTCATGGATTCATCGTACAGGATAGAATTCCACCGATTTTCCGTGAAGTGGCCATTATCCCACTCTCAGCAGACACTTGGATAAATGGAGCTCGCCTACCACAATCTTTTCCATTACTTAAAAATAAAGGAGGAATTTTCCGATTCCCAGATACATTAAATTGTTTGGGTAAAATAGGATTGGCTGTCAATGTTGTTGACAAGCGTGAGGGTTCGAATAACGAATATCAGTTGCAAAAAATTGAGCTGTGGGTAGATGACGAAAATTATTATACACTTCAGTTTGATACACTTGATTATTCACAAGGGAAAAAAGTACATACGGTCAGAGATTATAGTTTTGACCGCTTAAATCTCGGAGAATACTCAAAGCTGTACCGGTTAAATTCGTATTCAGATGTCACGGTTGCTAAAAATCAAAACGGAAGGCCTTTACACATAACGCCTGGGTTTCACAGGATTGAAATAAAGGGATTTGATTCCTCAGGAAATATGTCAAAAGTTGTTGGTACAATATTTGGCAATCCTCCTTTTGATATGAAGATTTCTGATGTAATGCTACATCAAAGTGAAATACAATTCACAGTTCAGCCAAAAAAAATATTAGTCCCCATTAAAGAAGTAATAGCATACAGTTTTACATCGTATGGATTTGCAGATCAGAGAATCAACATTTTAAATCAAACTTCATCAAAAGATGGGATTCTACTCACACTCCCAAAAAAAGAGATCAAACGGAAAGCAATCCAGTTCATTGGTATTAATAAACTTGGTGCGTATTCAAAACCAATTCATTGGAATGGCGAAATACTTGATGCTTCTGCCTTTGAAACAAAAATAGATTTAGATATTTCACATTCTGAGGCTGGAGTTTTCATTCAGGTAGAAACTAAACAGGTTATAGAGGCAAAACTGGCGCTTGCAATAAATCAGGGTTCTTCGCTCATGCCAATTTCACTTGAGCAAACCCATCCAAATGTTTATTTAACTAAAATGCTTGATCCAAATTTATTTAATGGAATAAAAGGAATCAATGTTACAGTTTCAGATAAAACTCAAAGGGATATTCGGTTTGCTATCCAACCTCAAGTTGTCGTTGAAGGCAACCCAACTACAATATTATCTCAAGATAATCAATGTTCCATTAGAACGAAAAATAAATCAACGTATTTCCCAACCGTTATGTGGATTGAAACAATTGATAATCCGGTTGAGGTAGTCGGAGGAGTTCGCCTTTCAAATGTGTACCAGTTGCAACCATTCGAAATTCCATTAAAAGATTCGATCCATGTAGGCATTCGCTTTGGAGAAAAAATTAAAGGGAAAGATCATATAGATTTATATTATTATGATAAAGACGATGGATGGACTTTTGTCAATAACGTGGTTAGCAAAAAACGTAAAGTCATCACCGGTTCTATTACGAGTTTAGAAGCTATCGCAATCATTCAAGATGAAATTCCGCCAAAGTTAGTGGATTCTTTCCCGGGGAATGGCGGGAAATATAAATCTTACTTCGTTGAAAAAATCCGGGTTTCTTTTCAGGATAAATTATCAGATATTGACCCTAGTGAAACATCAATGTCTCTAGCCTTAGATGGTGAACAAATCAGATTCGCCTATCAACCAATTCTTCAAGAATTAGCATACTATCTTGATGAACCTTTAAGTCTCGGTTCACATTCGATAGTTGTTTCGTGCTCGGATAAAGCTGGTAACAAAACCGAAGAAACTCTTAACTTTATTATCGACTGA
- the cdd gene encoding cytidine deaminase has product MHKLIQSAIEVRKNSHAPYSQFKVGAAVQTSSGEIISGCNVESSSYGLTNCAERTALFRAISEGYKSFIAIAVVSNLGAPPCGACRQVIWDLCGDIPVHIAKLDGSVITKNSSDLLPDAFDGGNLP; this is encoded by the coding sequence ATGCATAAATTGATACAAAGTGCTATAGAAGTGAGAAAAAATTCTCACGCTCCTTATTCTCAATTCAAAGTGGGGGCTGCCGTACAAACATCATCCGGAGAAATTATTAGCGGATGCAATGTAGAATCCAGCAGTTATGGTCTTACAAACTGTGCAGAAAGGACTGCTCTTTTCCGCGCAATCTCTGAAGGATATAAATCATTTATTGCTATCGCTGTTGTTTCCAATTTAGGCGCTCCGCCATGTGGAGCGTGCCGACAAGTTATCTGGGATTTATGTGGTGATATTCCCGTGCACATTGCAAAACTAGACGGATCTGTTATTACTAAAAATTCTTCGGATTTATTACCTGATGCCTTTGATGGTGGAAATTTGCCATGA
- a CDS encoding rhomboid family intramembrane serine protease: MFFPYRDDNPHILTPYVTYGIIAINSFLFLLQMGMEVSSPMAVRSFINTFGLIPSDFGVMNIFTSMFIHGGFAHIIGNMWFLWIFGDNVESALGHVRYIIFYFVCGIAAALLQVMIDPSSSIPMVGASGAIAGVLGAYMIRYPRARVHVFVFIFIFITTIQIPAFYVLGFWFLMQLTSGLGTLGPDATGGVAWFAHIGGFIAGIGFERMSRFLKFEKV; the protein is encoded by the coding sequence ATGTTTTTCCCCTACCGAGACGACAATCCACACATTTTAACACCCTATGTTACCTATGGAATTATTGCAATTAATTCCTTTTTATTCTTACTTCAAATGGGAATGGAAGTATCAAGCCCAATGGCCGTGCGATCATTTATAAATACTTTTGGACTCATCCCCTCTGATTTTGGGGTAATGAATATTTTTACTTCTATGTTTATCCATGGGGGATTTGCTCACATCATCGGAAATATGTGGTTTCTTTGGATTTTTGGAGATAATGTAGAAAGCGCCCTCGGACATGTTCGGTACATTATTTTTTATTTTGTTTGTGGAATTGCTGCGGCTCTTTTGCAAGTTATGATTGACCCATCCTCTTCAATCCCAATGGTTGGAGCTAGCGGTGCAATTGCCGGTGTGTTAGGCGCTTATATGATTCGGTATCCACGCGCAAGAGTCCATGTCTTTGTTTTCATATTTATCTTTATAACAACCATTCAAATCCCTGCTTTTTATGTACTCGGCTTTTGGTTTCTCATGCAACTCACAAGCGGACTCGGAACTCTGGGGCCGGACGCAACCGGCGGTGTTGCTTGGTTTGCTCATATTGGTGGGTTTATTGCCGGGATTGGATTTGAACGAATGAGTCGCTTCCTTAAATTTGAAAAGGTGTAG
- a CDS encoding thymidine kinase: MTLSPKYSGWIEVICGSMFSGKTEELIRRLKRAEIAKMKTAIFRPAIDNRYEKEHIVSHNQSKLKSYTVEKAADIIPLTKNADVIGIDEAQFFDEEIVNICKILASNSARVVVAGLDKDYKGKPFGIMPNLMCEADYVTKLRAICVACGDPANFTQRLSKDTEQVIIGETDIYEARCRGCYQPPGKS, encoded by the coding sequence ATGACACTTTCCCCAAAATATTCAGGATGGATTGAAGTGATATGCGGAAGTATGTTCAGCGGAAAAACCGAAGAACTTATTCGGAGGTTAAAAAGAGCAGAAATAGCAAAAATGAAAACAGCTATATTTAGGCCTGCAATTGATAATCGATATGAAAAAGAACATATTGTATCTCATAATCAATCAAAGCTCAAATCCTATACGGTTGAAAAAGCAGCTGATATTATTCCGCTTACAAAAAATGCTGATGTAATTGGTATAGATGAGGCTCAATTTTTTGATGAAGAAATTGTAAACATTTGTAAAATCCTTGCTTCAAATTCAGCTCGAGTAGTTGTTGCTGGATTAGATAAAGACTATAAGGGGAAACCATTCGGAATCATGCCAAATCTCATGTGCGAGGCAGATTATGTTACTAAATTAAGAGCAATTTGTGTTGCCTGCGGGGATCCCGCAAATTTCACACAACGTCTGTCAAAAGATACCGAGCAAGTCATCATTGGCGAGACGGATATTTACGAAGCACGTTGTCGTGGATGTTATCAGCCACCTGGAAAATCCTGA
- a CDS encoding PDZ domain-containing protein produces the protein MLSQSVPSDIKHIGVTIMINLVLSALLLASSAFAGEHDKKVIVKKVIVGDQSEDININVDAQVEDGVCTIVITRDGETSEFSFDIEDENAISEIEEKIEAMGIDVHVKALAFGEDSKFIIDAGSSDAAFLGVHIQDLTEQLRKYFKVEDESGVLVSEVVEDSPAEKGKVKAGDIIIKVEDQPIDGPRSLQRIIRSYKPKDKVKLTLKRNGRKKTISITLGEQENTFSWRQAIPGDDHKMMFFDMERDNHDFDDPVKKHFKIMKKHEGGRGELQEDLKSLRQELEALKKEIEMLKNQ, from the coding sequence ATGTTATCCCAATCTGTACCATCTGATATAAAACATATAGGAGTAACAATCATGATTAACTTGGTTTTAAGTGCCCTATTGCTAGCTTCATCTGCTTTTGCGGGCGAACATGACAAAAAAGTAATCGTAAAAAAGGTCATTGTTGGCGACCAGTCAGAAGATATTAATATTAATGTGGATGCCCAAGTGGAAGACGGTGTTTGCACAATTGTAATCACCAGAGACGGAGAGACATCTGAATTTTCCTTTGATATTGAAGATGAAAACGCAATTTCAGAAATTGAAGAAAAAATCGAAGCCATGGGAATAGACGTTCATGTAAAAGCATTGGCATTTGGTGAAGACAGTAAATTCATCATTGATGCCGGAAGTTCGGACGCTGCCTTTCTTGGTGTGCATATCCAGGATTTAACGGAACAATTACGAAAATATTTTAAAGTGGAAGACGAGTCTGGTGTTTTAGTATCGGAGGTTGTTGAAGACAGCCCTGCCGAAAAAGGAAAAGTTAAAGCTGGTGATATTATCATAAAGGTAGAAGATCAGCCCATTGATGGACCAAGGAGTCTTCAGAGAATTATCAGAAGCTATAAGCCTAAAGATAAAGTCAAATTAACTCTAAAGCGTAATGGAAGAAAAAAAACTATATCTATAACTTTGGGAGAGCAGGAAAATACCTTCAGCTGGAGACAAGCAATTCCTGGTGATGATCATAAAATGATGTTTTTTGACATGGAAAGAGATAACCATGATTTTGATGATCCTGTAAAAAAACATTTCAAAATAATGAAAAAGCATGAGGGTGGAAGAGGTGAACTACAAGAAGATCTGAAATCACTTCGCCAGGAGTTGGAAGCTTTAAAGAAAGAAATTGAAATGCTAAAAAACCAATAA